The genomic window CTCCGATTACATACACAACTGTGTATTTTTCAATAGATTCTTTGGGCCACATGGAAAGAACATCATCGAACCATGGCAAATACATAAAGAGATACATCGGTGAATAAAAAAGAGCTATTTTAACTAAAAAGAATAATGAAATACTTCCATAGACAACCGTCTTTTTCTTATATCCTCCCGCAGCTACAGCAAAAGCATCAGCAACAGTGCCTCCTACAATACCTGCTACCAGCCCTGGCCACCAGCCAATGGCAGCATGCACTATACCGATGATAAAACCATGGATAGTCAGGACTCCTGTCTTGGGAACACGGACAACCATAAGTAAAAAAATGGGAGCAAGAACAAAGCAAAGAACAGGGTCCATTGCTCCCCACAAAAACGGGATAAAATGCAAAACTATTGTTGTTCCATAAAAAAAGAGAACAAGCGCAGCATTAAAAATGCCTACCATCACCAAATCATGCGTAGTAAATTTTGTCAGCCTACTATCCATGCTTATCTTCCTTGTTTGTCATGTTATTGTGTTGAATCAAGCATAGTGCGGTATGTGGAACAATTGTCTGCAAGATAGCTATGCAAACCGGAATCAAGGACATTACCATCTTGCAAGACCACAATATTGTCTGCATTAACAATCGTATACAGCCTATGAGCGATAGTAATAACCGTTTTATCTTGAATCAGTTCACTAATAGCTTCTTGAATATATAGCTCATTAATCGGGTCAAGTGCGGTCGTTGCTTCGTCCAGAATAACAACCGGAGCGTCTTTCAACATTGCTCTTGCTATAGATAACCGCTGTTTCTGCCCACCAGAAAGTGTGCTTCCACCTTCGCTCACTATGGTGTCATACCCGTTTTCAAGTTTTTCAATAAACTCATGACAATGAGCTTTCCGCGCAGCTTTCAGTACTTCTTCACGGCTGGCATCCTTACGCCCACACAATATATTGTTGTAAATCGTATCATTAAACAGATAAACGTCCTGAAAAACGAAGGAGAATATTTCCATCAAGTCTTTATTGGGAATGTCGCGTACATCTACACCGCCAATCGTGATGGAGCCTGAATAGGTATTCCAGAATAGAGGAATTAAGTTGGTGATAGTAGATTTCCCAGCACCGGAATGCCCTACAAGGGCGGTTAATCCTTTCTCTTTTGCCGCAAAACTTACGTTATGCAGGACTTCTTTTTTTCCATACCCAAAGGATACATTTGAAAAGGCAATGTCATATGTTTCGGGGTACTGAGGATTCTTGGGCTCGATCATCACAGGCTGATTAAGCATTTTCTCAACCCTGCTCACCGCGTTAAGCATATGCTGACCAAGTAATGAATACTGCATGACATCAAACATTGCTAAATACATGAGCATGTACGAAAGAATGAACATAAGAGAATTGAAATTCAACTGCCCTGTTTCAAGATAGTCTTGCATAACAATGTAGAAAAAGAACGGGAGTCCCAATTCAATTACAAGAGTAAAAATGAGTCCAAGCCCTAAAATACTGCCTTCAGCAATCAAGCTGTCTCTAGCCAGTTTTTTTAGCTGGAGTAAGATTTTTTTATTCTGCTCGCCCACCAGACCAAACGACTTCATAACCGCTATACCTTGTATATATTCAAGAATATACGAATCCGTTTTATCAACGGTGACTAGTCGCTGTGATCCGAGTTTAATTGTTGTTAGTCGTGCCCATAAAAAAAATGGTACGGCAACTGCCAATATTCCCAGTGAAAACAAGAATAAGTAAAAATCTAACCATGCCATCACAGCTAAAAGAAGACAGACAGCAAAAATATCGCGCATCCAACGAATAAAAATGTGGGACAACAGAAAGTCCAACAAGTTAGTATCTTGAAGAATTGCATTGGTGAGATTCCCCAAGTTCTTTTTAAGGAAAAAACCAAATGCCAGTTTTTTTAAATGCGTTGCTAATCTTACACGGATACTTGATGTTGTTTTGTATGCCTCAATCATTACTTTTTTATATGAAACACATGTCAGCATCATCCGTATGAAAGTTAACAGCACTGTTGCAATTCCTGCCATAAAGACCTTATCTGCGTTCATTGTGCCGTTCAGCAGTCCATTTGCAACAAAATAAAAAAGCAAGATTGAAGCCGTGTACAAAATAACTTCACCCAAAATGTACATGACTCCCAAGTACATATCATCAAGACTTCGTTCTGAAATTTTTCTTACTTTAAGCAGCATAGTACTAACTCCCGACTTCCAGTGACCAATTACCCGCCCGTGTTGCTACTCCCCACATGCGCCGATATAATTCGTTTTCTTCAACCAGCACATCATGGTGTCCATTGGCAACAATATGTCCCTGATTAAAAAGAAAAATCGTGTCAGCATTTACTGCTGTCGCAATACGATGTGTAATAAAAATTACGACTTGATTCGTGCACTCACGCTTTATTGCCTCAAAAATTCTTCGTTCTATCGCTGAGTCTACCTGTGATGTCGGTTCATCCAGCAGCAGAACAGGCGCGTTTTTTACCAGCGCTCTAGCAAGGGAGATTCGTTGTTTTTCACCACCGCTAAGTCTGGTTCCATGTGCACCGATAATTGTTTCGTATCCGAGGGGCAGACTTTCGACAAAACCATGTGCTTCAGCAATCGTAGCGGCTCTAACAATTTCTTCATCATTGATGCCCTCCTGCCCCATACAGATATTATCTTTAATAGTGCCATCAAGAATAAAGGGGTCTTGAGAAGCGAACGCAACAGAATTAAGCAAAAAGTCTATGGAGTACTCTCTGTTATCTTGTCCGCCAATACAGATACGTCCGCTACTTGCGTCCCAGAATCGTAAAAGAAGACGGGCTGCGGTTGTTTTGCCTGATCCGGATTCCCCGATGAATGCGTACAGCCCGTTCTCTTTCAAATTCAAATTGACATTATGTAGCACTGTCGTTTCACCATACCCAAACGATACATCTTCATACTGAATGGCAAAATTTTTGGCGTGGGTGAGAGGATGCGCAACTTCAGGGACAGGCTGCTTTTGCATAATTTGTTCTACGCGGCTCGCCCCTTCCATCAACGAACACAATATATTGCTTGAGGTGTATATCTGATTAATTGGCTTCACCATTACTGCTCCTAAAATGAAGCATAACAAATAGGTAGCACCACTAATCGGAGAACCAGCATACATAAAAAAGGCTATGACAAATAAAAGTAGAGGAAGGATTAAATCGAGACTAGATTTGAATAACACGAAGAAGGGTGAACTTTTTTTGATCCATTGCGAAGTAAGAGAGATCTGCTTCTGAATAGAATTATGAAATTTAGTGAAAGATTCTACTGTTACGTTGAATATTTTAATTATCGGAATCGCTCTTAGATATTCTACCGTCGCAGAATTCATGACTTCCGCATTATCAAAATATTCTTTTACATTATCTTTTCGCAACTGATTCAATCTGTTTAATGCCAGTAGCATGCACGCAACTGGAATAACCAAAACAGTTGGAAGCGCTGTATGCTGTGTAAAAATAATACCGACAATCACAATGGTCATTGTGAGAGAAAGGAACGTGTCAGGTATATGGTGGGCAATGTAAATTTCTAAACTTTCGACATCTTCGCTAATGATTTTTCGTAACAATCCAGAAGAATTTTTATCAAAAACACCAAGAGGTAGTTTTCCTACGTGTGCGAAAAGATCTTTTCTGAGATTACACTGAATATCAAACGCTGCCCGGTGCGAACACATATTAGCCGAGAACACAAAAATATATCGCAAAAGAATAGCACCAGCAGTTCCCATTACGACTGATGTTACCAGTTCCTCTGTAACGGCACTGGAAAACATCGCCTGTACCATTTCATGAAAAAACAGAAACGGTAGCATCGAAACACAACCGCCTCCAATCGCGAACAAAATAGAAAGTACTACAAAAACGCGATTACCTTTTGATACAGAAATAAGCCATTGAATAGCTTTTACATTATCTTTAAACATTCCAGCCTCGAATCTACTGTTAAATTTATTTTTATTTTCTCATAAAACAACAGAGATAGAGCACAGTATGGTATATACAGAGCACATACCATACTGTGCAGAGTCTACGAGCAACTTCTCCCTAATTTTTCTACAACCCGAACCTTTAGAAACTATAGGTCAAAGATGCGCCCGCCATAAATGTTCGACCCGGCTGAATGCCGACAACATCGCCAGAACTGTAAACCAGTTCATCACTAAAGTTATCTACTTCAATAAACGGCTCTATTTTTAAATCTTTATAGAAGTATTCATAAGAGAGCTTGCCGTTCCAAACAACTTTGCCCTGTGTCGGATGCTTAGTTCCATTACTCATCTTGTAGGTAATGTAATAAGAGCCGTCGATTGCCAGAGTGAAGCCATATAAATCACTCAGCACACCGCCAAATCCTAACT from Halodesulfovibrio sp. includes these protein-coding regions:
- a CDS encoding MptD family putative ECF transporter S component yields the protein MDSRLTKFTTHDLVMVGIFNAALVLFFYGTTIVLHFIPFLWGAMDPVLCFVLAPIFLLMVVRVPKTGVLTIHGFIIGIVHAAIGWWPGLVAGIVGGTVADAFAVAAGGYKKKTVVYGSISLFFLVKIALFYSPMYLFMYLPWFDDVLSMWPKESIEKYTVVYVIGVLVFSLIACFAGLLFGQRMLSRHFKNSSVAC
- a CDS encoding ABC transporter ATP-binding protein, which gives rise to MFKDNVKAIQWLISVSKGNRVFVVLSILFAIGGGCVSMLPFLFFHEMVQAMFSSAVTEELVTSVVMGTAGAILLRYIFVFSANMCSHRAAFDIQCNLRKDLFAHVGKLPLGVFDKNSSGLLRKIISEDVESLEIYIAHHIPDTFLSLTMTIVIVGIIFTQHTALPTVLVIPVACMLLALNRLNQLRKDNVKEYFDNAEVMNSATVEYLRAIPIIKIFNVTVESFTKFHNSIQKQISLTSQWIKKSSPFFVLFKSSLDLILPLLLFVIAFFMYAGSPISGATYLLCFILGAVMVKPINQIYTSSNILCSLMEGASRVEQIMQKQPVPEVAHPLTHAKNFAIQYEDVSFGYGETTVLHNVNLNLKENGLYAFIGESGSGKTTAARLLLRFWDASSGRICIGGQDNREYSIDFLLNSVAFASQDPFILDGTIKDNICMGQEGINDEEIVRAATIAEAHGFVESLPLGYETIIGAHGTRLSGGEKQRISLARALVKNAPVLLLDEPTSQVDSAIERRIFEAIKRECTNQVVIFITHRIATAVNADTIFLFNQGHIVANGHHDVLVEENELYRRMWGVATRAGNWSLEVGS
- a CDS encoding ABC transporter ATP-binding protein, with product MLLKVRKISERSLDDMYLGVMYILGEVILYTASILLFYFVANGLLNGTMNADKVFMAGIATVLLTFIRMMLTCVSYKKVMIEAYKTTSSIRVRLATHLKKLAFGFFLKKNLGNLTNAILQDTNLLDFLLSHIFIRWMRDIFAVCLLLAVMAWLDFYLFLFSLGILAVAVPFFLWARLTTIKLGSQRLVTVDKTDSYILEYIQGIAVMKSFGLVGEQNKKILLQLKKLARDSLIAEGSILGLGLIFTLVIELGLPFFFYIVMQDYLETGQLNFNSLMFILSYMLMYLAMFDVMQYSLLGQHMLNAVSRVEKMLNQPVMIEPKNPQYPETYDIAFSNVSFGYGKKEVLHNVSFAAKEKGLTALVGHSGAGKSTITNLIPLFWNTYSGSITIGGVDVRDIPNKDLMEIFSFVFQDVYLFNDTIYNNILCGRKDASREEVLKAARKAHCHEFIEKLENGYDTIVSEGGSTLSGGQKQRLSIARAMLKDAPVVILDEATTALDPINELYIQEAISELIQDKTVITIAHRLYTIVNADNIVVLQDGNVLDSGLHSYLADNCSTYRTMLDSTQ